A segment of the Effusibacillus pohliae DSM 22757 genome:
TGCATAAACGTTTGCCCCTTGTCGTCGCTTGCTCCGCGGGCAAAAATCTTGCCCTCCCGGATATCCGGTTCAAACGGCGGCGTTTTCCAAAGCGCGAGCGGATCGACCGGCTGCACATCATAATGGCCGTAGATCAGCACGGTCGGCTTGCCTTCCGCTTTCAGCCATTCGCCGTACACCACAGGGTGGCCTTTGGTCGGCATCACCCGCACGTTTTCGATGCCCGCTTTTTGCAGCGCTTCGGCTGCCCACTGCGCCGCCCGTCTGACATCTTCCTTGTGTTCCGACAGTGCGCTGATGCTTGGAATCGACAGCCATTCTTTCATTTCTTCCAGGTGGCGGTCCCGTTGTGCTGCCAGATACTGCTGGATACGATCGTCCACAAGAATCCTCCTCGCATGCAAAATCTTCCTTAATTTTACCATAAAATTGGGCACACTACGCGGTGGAGGTGAACAGCATGGCAGACCGCGGAACCAACAACGCACCGAATACGCGCAATCCGGATCGGCCGCCGGCGAAGCCGAGCCGTCTGGAACAGTTTGCCGACGATCTGAACGAAACGGTCAACCCAGGCTTGCGAGGGGATGTTACGTCGAACGACGAAGCCCGGATGCAGCGCAATTTTGGGGATTGATACAGACTGGACTGACGATACAGGGGGAAATCTCTAGAAATCTGGATTTCCCTTTTGTTGAAGGGAACAAAAAATTCACCGAACGCTGGACAAGTGGTTTATAGTGAGGGATCGGTTTATAGATATTGATGGTAGCCGGATTTTGCCTGAATGTGTTGGTGCTGATTGGATTTGCGATCAATGCCACGCAGCAAGAGTAGATCCGCAAGGGGATTCAAATCGTCTGCAAAAAAAGTATAATAATATATTGCCCACCACAAGGTAAGGTTGCAAAAACTTCATAGGGAGGGGAATTTTCATGCAAGGACTTGTGCTTGATGCCGAAATCCGCAAGACCCTAACCAGGGGGGAGCTCAACCGGATCCGGCGTAAGAGAGGGGTCCCGGCGATCGTCTACGGACAGAATGTAAGTTCTACTCCCATCTATGTGAAGGAAGATGCAGTTCGACAGATCGTCGAGGGAAAGCACCACCTGGTGGAACTGAACATCCCGGAAATGGGGCGCTATCCCGCGTTGGTGCAAGAGATTCAGCGGGAGTCGGTGAACCGGAAAGTGATCCACATCGATTTTCATGTCATTTCGTTGGACGAGCCCGTTGATGCGGATGTCCCCGTGATCGTCACAGGGGCATCGGACGTGGAAAAACGCGGCGGCGTGGTGCAACTGTCGCTGCGGGAAGTCACCATCCGCACGCTGCCGACGGAACTTCCGGAAACCGTTGAAGTGGATATTTCCCACATGGAAATCGGCGATACTTTGTTCGCAGGCGATTTGCAACTGCCCGCCAACTGTCAACTGAAAAGCGATCCCGACCAAGTGATCGTGACGATCATACCGCCGCAGGATGAACAGGTGGAAGCTGACACCGGAACGACCGAGTCGGCTGAAGCCGTTGCCAGCGGCCAGTAAAAACCATCTTGAACCACCCGAAACACCGCCTGACCGGCGGTGTTTTTCTGTTGATAAAATCCCCTCGTGCAGGAGATTTCAGGTCCCGTGTGGAAGGTAGTTAGGTATTTTGTGGAGGGGATTGGGCATGCGTGATACCCGGAAGGACCTGGATATTGCGAAAAATATCAAGCTGATCGAATGGCTGAAAAGCGAACTGCTCGACAACCTGTCCGGTCTGTTCCGCGGCTTCCTGCACGGCAGCGAAAGCTTGCTGAAGGACTGCCTGGCGAATATCGTCGTGCTTTGTTACCTGATGGCCCGCCGCTTGGGCATCCGCTATTCGCAGTTTGACAGCCTGATTGTGCAGCGCATCCGCCAGAATCTTGAAATGGAAACCGACTTTGACGCGTGGCAGGCCGATCTGGTGATGCTTGAACAACACTATCGACACAAAAAATAGACCGTACAGTCAAGATTTCCAGCGTGCTCTGTTTTTACCTGAATACGCCGGCGGCGATTTCATGGTATAACAAGAATAGGAGCAGCAGGCAGGGAGGGTCGTTATGAAGGTCATTTTTCTGCAAGATGTGAAGGGACAAGGCAAGCAGGGCGAAGTGAAAGAAGTTTCGGACGCGTACGCCCGCAACGTTCTGATTAAAAAGGGGCTGGCGGTGGAAGCGACAGCGGCGAACCTGAATAAACTGGAGGCGCAAAAAAGAGCGAAAGCGAAGAAAGCGCAGGAAGAATTGGAAGAGGCAAGGCGGCTGGCTGCGGTCCTGCAAGAAACGGTGGTCGTTGTGAAAACGAAGGCGGGTGAAGGGGGCCGCGTGTTCGGTTCGGTCACCAGCAAACAAATCGCGGAAGCGCTGGAAGCGATGGACCTGAAAGTCGACAAACGGAAAATCCTGTTGGCAGAACCGATCAAAACGCTGGGCACGACCGTGGTGCCGGTGAAACTGCATCCGGAGGTTTCTGCCGATTTGCGGGTTCAGGTACAGGCGGAATAGAAGATGATGAAGAAACTGCTGGAAAAACTGAACATCATTCCAAACAGCACCCTGCATCAGAAACTTGCGAACGAAGAAGCGCTCCGTCGGCAAGTGACAGCGCTTTTTGGCATATTAAGCGGTATCTACGGGGCGGACAAACTGGTGCTGCGCGCCGGCAAACTGGAAGCGCTGAATCTGATGCGCTCCTCCGATTTGGGCGAGCGCGTGCTGGCCCTGCAGCGGATCGTGTTCGAGAACCCGAATCTGACCGAACGACCGCTGCCGCACCAAATCCCCGAGGTGCTGCAGGAAATCGAGGAAGCGCTGGCCGACATGCTGGCGCGCCGTTCTGTTGAGGCGGAGATTGAGGCGAAAGTCAACGAAAAGATGCAGGAACGGCATGAAGACTATCTGAACGAGATCCGCAACCAGTTGATCAAGGAAAAATCCGGCCCGGAAAATGCCCAGACCTTGAAAAAATACGCGAAACTGGAGAAGCTGGAACATACCCGGCTGTCCCGCGCGACTCTGGAACGGGTGCGGCCGCAAACGCTTGAGCAAATCGTCGGACAGGAGAAAGGGATTCGTGCGCTGATATCCAAATTGGCGTCTCCCATTCCGCAGCACGTGATTATTTACGGACCGCCGGGCGTGGGGAAGACGACCGCCGCACGCATCGCCTTGAAAGAGGCGGCCAAGCTGGCTGCGACTCCGTTCGCGGAAGACGCACCGTTTGTCGAGGTGGACGGTACCACATTGCGCTGGGATCCGCGCGACATCACCAACCCGCTGTTGGGATCGGTGCACGATCCGATCTACCAGGGGGCAC
Coding sequences within it:
- the rplI gene encoding 50S ribosomal protein L9, translating into MKVIFLQDVKGQGKQGEVKEVSDAYARNVLIKKGLAVEATAANLNKLEAQKRAKAKKAQEELEEARRLAAVLQETVVVVKTKAGEGGRVFGSVTSKQIAEALEAMDLKVDKRKILLAEPIKTLGTTVVPVKLHPEVSADLRVQVQAE
- a CDS encoding 50S ribosomal protein L25; amino-acid sequence: MQGLVLDAEIRKTLTRGELNRIRRKRGVPAIVYGQNVSSTPIYVKEDAVRQIVEGKHHLVELNIPEMGRYPALVQEIQRESVNRKVIHIDFHVISLDEPVDADVPVIVTGASDVEKRGGVVQLSLREVTIRTLPTELPETVEVDISHMEIGDTLFAGDLQLPANCQLKSDPDQVIVTIIPPQDEQVEADTGTTESAEAVASGQ
- a CDS encoding MazG-like family protein, translating into MRDTRKDLDIAKNIKLIEWLKSELLDNLSGLFRGFLHGSESLLKDCLANIVVLCYLMARRLGIRYSQFDSLIVQRIRQNLEMETDFDAWQADLVMLEQHYRHKK